The Quercus lobata isolate SW786 chromosome 9, ValleyOak3.0 Primary Assembly, whole genome shotgun sequence region TCGAGGTTATCGCCTTCCAACTATTAAGAGTGGGTCTtccaatgatggcattgtatGAAGAAGTACAGTCTACCACGAGGAAATTGACTTCCTTGGTTATCTGTTGCGGGTATGACCCTACCACCACTGGTAATGTAATGGTACCCACGGGCTGCACCTTCATTCCTCCAAATCCTATCAGCGGCGAGCATACTGGACGAAGTTGATCTCGTCCAAGCCTCATCTGTTGGAAGGCGGGGTAGTACAATATGTCTGCTGAACTTCCATTGTCAACTAACACTCTTCTGGTTGTATAATCTGCAATGAGCAGTGTAATGACGATCGCATCGTCGTGCGGGTGATGGATCCTCTCAGCATCTTCATCGGTGAAGGAAATGGTTGGCTCGTCCATTAATCTCGTCCTTGGTGGTCGTCCAGAGAGCTGGACATTTTGTACCGCTTTGAGATACGTCTTCTTCGACTTGGAAGATTGCCCCATCGGGTTCCCTCCAACGATAATCCTTATCTCTCCAAGTGGGGGCCGGGATGATTCCTCCATTTTGCCTTTCAGCTTCTCATCTGTACGATCCCTTCCAACGAAGTGCTTCAACTTTCCTTGCCTGATAAGGTTCTCAATTTGCTGTTTTAGGTCATAACATTCATCCGTGTCATGCCCATGGTCCCTGTGAAAGCGacaatatttgttcttattgCGCTTGTTGGGATCCCCTTTCATCTTCTCTGGCCATTTTAAAGAAGGATcgtctttgatttgcatgagcaCCTGATTAAGTGGAGCGTTCAGGGGCGTATAGTTCTGGCTTCTTCCCATGGGACCTGTCTTCCTGCCATCTCGTTCCTTCCTATCTtccgtccgtcccttctttggacgaggggCTTGTTCTGAGTGTCGAGCTGGGTGCGCTTCCATCCTCTcagctcttttcctcttcttggctatgattgcatcttctgcattcatgaagttctgagccgaatggacgagcTCGGCCATGGTTTGAGGCTCCTTCTCGTATAGCTTGTGGATAAATAAATCCGAATTAATCCCATTGTGGAAGGCTGCCAGTAGAAGCTTGTCGTCCACCTCGTCCACGCTAAGGGCTTCTCTGTTGAAGCGAGTGATGAATGACCGCAGGCTTTCGTTCTCCCCTTGTTCTATGGTCAGTAAGCTGGACGAAGAGCGCTTGTGCCTCTGTCCCCcgatgaaattgttaacaaacaattTGCTTAACTCTTCGAAAGAACTTACGGAACTTGGGGGGATTTTACTGAACCAAACTCGTGCCGGGCCTTTAAGGGTAGTAGGGAAGGCTCGACACATGATTTCATCAGGGACCCCTTGGAGGTGCATTGTCGTCTTGAATGTTGCAATGTGATCAAAGGGGTCACGCGTCCCATCATACGAGTCCAGGGAAGGcagtttgaactttgatggtaaGGGGTGGccattgatggaagccgtaaaaGGAGAATCTGTTCTGTGGACCAAATCTTCTATAGGATTAGTTCTCCTCATGttctccttcatctcctccatgactttcttcatttggtccatctccTCTTTCAAGTGTGGCACTACccgtgaagtggtgcctctaaACTGGCTTCCAACCTCAGTATTCTCTCTGTCACCATGGCCTTGTGTCTGTCCTGCGTGTTCCTCACGTGTCTGTCTTCTCTGACTGATCTCCATCCTTAACTcctggttttggcgagtcaattCCGCCATTGCAGCCGCCATGGATTGCATATTCTGAACGGATGACGTCTGCATGACTGGTGCAGATTGGCGATCACGCTGGGGATCACTTGAAGCGCCTCTGCTTCCCTGACGGCCAGGGCTAGTAGCCCTCGACCTGGTCCTGACCATCCTAACCCTTTGTCGCGGAAAAGAAAGTCGCAAAACAACCTTCGCtattccccacagacggcgccaactgatatcgctccgaatcagtaaggtggatggcctggcttcggtgggctatcgaaacggttgatggcctgcaaggaaggaaacgcaatcaaagaggagaccAGAGAAGACCGGTCGAACCCCCTCCGATGGAAAAGTTAGTTTTGTAGAGAAGGAAGGtccaagtattttggaaaattgtctgaGTGAAAATCTTAcctctgtcgggttcagaccggTCCCTTATATAGGAGGCCTGGGACGGTTACTTGTCCAATAACCGTCCCaggatttgtggaaaccaacaactccggagttaactacctcaacggatataaaattgtaaccgCTAATCGAAGTTAACTTATTCGAAGGGTTTGTTGAGATAGTTGTGGATTTAGTTGTTGAAAGTCTAAGTGTTGAGCTTCCGTCCGTCTAGCGTAGGACGGTTTGGTTCGTCCAAGGATATCTAATGATTGTTCATGGACGAACCTAATGGACGATCATGTCTATCATGGAGGACAGTTTATGGAGTGGTGCTATTATTCATAgacgcttcttcttcttcttctggataAACTCTGGGATCGACCTGCGTTGTAGGATCTGGACGAGCCCTTTGGACGAGCTGGAGATGGAATTATTTTCCGCTTCTCTatcagggggtattttggtcatttttaagtttcgagggtattttggtcattttttgggtttcaggggtattttgatcattttttatgttttagggggtattttggtaattttttggtttcgggcgtattttggtcattttataggttttgggagtattttggtaatttttaggttttagggatattttggcTAGTTTTTGGATTCCTAggggtatttggtcattttgtaggttttgtgattattttggtaatttttaggtttcaggggtattttggtcattttttaggttcttattttggtaatttttaggttttgggggtattttggtcattttttaggtttttggggtattttggtcattttttgggcttttggggtattttggtctttttttgggtttcagggggtattttggtcattttttgggtttcaatggtattttggtcattttttgcatttcgggtgtattttggtctttttttaggtttcaggggtattttggtaatttttaggtttcgggggtatgttggtcattttttgggtttcgggtgtattttggtaattttttgggttttgggagtattttggtcattttttgggtttcggggatattttggtcattttttagatttcatgagtattttggtaattttttgtgtttcaagggtattttgataatttttaggttttaggggtgttttaataattttttaggtttcaggggtattttggtcattttttgggtttctgggatattttggtcatttttaggtttcggaggtattttagtcgttttttgggttttgggggtattttggtaatttttgggttttaggggtattttgatcatttttgaagattttaaaatacttttgt contains the following coding sequences:
- the LOC115961685 gene encoding uncharacterized protein LOC115961685 yields the protein MVRTRSRATSPGRQGSRGASSDPQRDRQSAPVMQTSSVQNMQSMAAAMAELTRQNQELRMEISQRRQTREEHAGQTQGHGDRENTEVGSQFRGTTSRVVPHLKEEMDQMKKVMEEMKENMRRTNPIEDLVHRTDSPFTASINGHPLPSKFKLPSLDSYDGTRDPFDHIATFKTTMHLQGVPDEIMCRAFPTTLKGPARVWFSKIPPSSVSSFEELSKLFVNNFIGGQRHKRSSSSLLTIEQGENESLRSFITRFNREALSVDEVDDKLLLAAFHNGINSDLFIHKLYEKEPQTMAELVLMQIKDDPSLKWPEKMKGDPNKRNKNKYCRFHRDHGHDTDECYDLKQQIENLIRQGKLKHFVGRDRTDEKLKGKMEESSRPPLGEIRIIVGGNPMGQSSKSKKTYLKAVQNVQLSGRPPRTRLMDEPTISFTDEDAERIHHPHDDAIVITLLIADYTTRRVLVDNGSSADILYYPAFQQMRLGRDQLRPVCSPLIGFGGMKVQPVGTITLPVVVGSYPQQITKEVNFLVVDCTSSYNAIIGRPTLNSWKAITSTYHLSVKFPTEYGIGQAQGDQLAARECYLAMMALDEQMQTMSIEERRVIAEPTEVLEDVLLQEDDPEKFTRIGTGMKEKAREDLIQFLRKSIDVFAWSHDDMP